A part of Saccharomonospora amisosensis genomic DNA contains:
- a CDS encoding IucA/IucC family protein, producing MLSARAAARRATRRRLLNAYLRETGTPVRGTGSLRIALPATCGELVVEVVHRCTLGHHDYADDTSVPHEEFVAALLAELAAGTGHDGFELAAQIEESTARTARYLARARPRRPAEAHAITRHAEQSVLLGHPFHPTPKSAEGFSDADLERYAPELGATFVPHYFAVARELVSQQRVWPGPWEPGEVAARVPRGYLPLPAHPWQARYLLDRAEVTALIREGGLVPLGPLGRPVYATSSARTVCDPGFPTAWKLPLRVRITNFVRNNPMEHLRRAMEASGLIGTLPTHEGFGVLLESGFRTLNPDAVGPDLAADFAVLYRENPFAHNGEAPRVLAGVLEDPGVLVRDVRAAGDVGEWLRRYLAISLVPLLSLFEQHGVSLEAHVQNSLLCTDGGQPSRLWVRDLEGVAVSSQAGRPLAPGSPLGYSDAEAWQRLCYHAVTNQLGHLVHVLGRYSGAGEERLWAVARRVLLDVPQAGRLLAMPTLPAKANLVSRFTGRAERPLYVEIPNPLRETR from the coding sequence GTGCTGAGCGCGCGGGCCGCCGCACGGCGCGCGACCCGGCGTCGGCTGCTCAACGCATACCTGCGCGAGACAGGCACGCCGGTGCGGGGCACGGGCTCGCTGCGGATCGCGCTGCCAGCCACCTGCGGGGAACTGGTGGTCGAGGTGGTACACCGCTGCACACTCGGTCACCACGACTACGCCGACGACACCTCGGTGCCGCACGAGGAGTTCGTGGCCGCACTGCTCGCCGAGCTCGCCGCAGGGACAGGGCACGACGGGTTCGAACTGGCCGCGCAGATCGAGGAGAGCACCGCGCGCACCGCGCGCTATCTCGCCAGGGCGAGGCCGCGCCGCCCGGCAGAAGCACACGCGATCACCAGACACGCCGAGCAGAGCGTGCTACTCGGCCACCCTTTCCACCCCACGCCCAAGAGCGCGGAGGGATTCAGCGACGCCGACCTCGAACGCTACGCACCGGAACTCGGCGCCACGTTCGTTCCGCACTACTTCGCCGTGGCACGAGAACTGGTGTCGCAGCAGCGCGTCTGGCCGGGACCGTGGGAGCCCGGCGAGGTCGCGGCCCGCGTACCTCGGGGCTACCTACCGCTTCCCGCGCATCCGTGGCAGGCGCGGTACCTGCTCGATCGCGCGGAGGTCACCGCCTTGATCAGGGAAGGTGGGCTGGTACCGCTCGGCCCGCTCGGCAGGCCCGTCTACGCGACATCGTCGGCGCGCACGGTCTGCGACCCCGGTTTCCCGACGGCATGGAAGCTGCCGCTGCGGGTACGGATCACGAACTTCGTTCGCAACAACCCCATGGAGCACCTGCGCAGAGCCATGGAAGCCAGCGGCCTCATCGGCACGCTGCCCACGCACGAGGGTTTCGGCGTACTTCTCGAGAGCGGTTTTCGCACCTTGAACCCCGACGCCGTAGGGCCCGACCTCGCCGCTGACTTCGCCGTGCTGTACCGGGAGAACCCCTTCGCCCACAACGGCGAGGCACCACGCGTGCTCGCGGGCGTGCTCGAGGACCCGGGCGTGCTCGTGCGCGATGTTCGGGCTGCGGGAGATGTCGGCGAGTGGCTGCGCCGGTACCTGGCCATCTCGCTGGTGCCGTTGCTGTCGTTGTTCGAACAACACGGGGTGAGCCTCGAGGCGCACGTGCAGAACTCGCTGTTGTGCACCGACGGTGGGCAACCTTCGCGGTTGTGGGTACGCGACCTGGAAGGTGTGGCGGTGAGCAGCCAGGCGGGCCGACCGCTCGCCCCGGGCAGCCCGCTTGGCTACTCCGACGCCGAGGCATGGCAGCGGCTGTGCTACCACGCGGTGACCAACCAGCTCGGCCATCTCGTGCACGTGCTGGGCAGGTACAGCGGCGCGGGCGAGGAGCGGTTGTGGGCCGTTGCGAGGCGAGTGCTGCTCGACGTACCGCAGGCAGGTCGACTGCTGGCCATGCCGACGCTGCCTGCCAAGGCGAACCTAGTCAGCAGGTTCACCGGAAGAGCCGAACGCCCGCTATACGTCGAGATTCCCAACCCACTGCGGGAGACGCGATGA
- a CDS encoding TetR/AcrR family transcriptional regulator: MTAAPGTKTTRRGRPGYDLESVLRVAVELFNERGYDGTSMEDLARKLGITKSAIYHHVPSKRELLRLAVDRALDGLFAVVEQAEQADGRAIHRLELLVRGSVSVLHDRLPFVTLLLRVRGNTDVERAALTRRREFDRIVAELVAEAESDGDIRPDIDPATTARLLFGMVNSLIEWYRPRNGADDIVEAVARVAFDGIRVRPS; this comes from the coding sequence ATGACAGCAGCGCCGGGGACCAAGACCACGCGCAGGGGCAGGCCGGGCTACGACCTGGAGTCGGTGCTGCGCGTCGCCGTGGAGCTGTTCAACGAGCGCGGTTACGACGGCACGAGCATGGAGGATCTCGCCCGCAAGCTCGGAATCACCAAATCCGCCATCTACCACCACGTCCCTAGCAAGCGAGAACTGCTCAGACTCGCCGTCGACAGGGCGCTCGACGGCCTGTTCGCCGTCGTCGAACAGGCCGAGCAGGCCGACGGTAGAGCGATCCATCGGCTGGAGCTGCTCGTGCGCGGCAGCGTTTCGGTACTGCACGATCGGTTGCCGTTCGTCACCTTGCTGCTGCGGGTGCGGGGAAACACGGATGTGGAACGCGCAGCGCTGACGAGGCGGCGTGAGTTCGACCGGATCGTGGCGGAGCTGGTCGCGGAGGCCGAAAGCGACGGGGACATCCGGCCCGACATCGACCCCGCCACCACGGCTCGACTCCTCTTCGGAATGGTCAACTCCCTGATCGAGTGGTATCGGCCACGGAACGGTGCGGACGACATCGTCGAAGCCGTGGCCAGGGTCGCATTCGACGGAATCCGGGTTCGCCCGAGCTGA
- the paaI gene encoding hydroxyphenylacetyl-CoA thioesterase PaaI: protein MFAVDEASRSLGIELLQAGDGRAVAAMRVTSAMVNGHDIAHGGYVFLLADTSFACACNSHGPVTVAAGAEITFVAAARLGDYLVATAQERTRYGRNGIYDVTVHREDAAGRAVIAEFRGRSRVIDKEV, encoded by the coding sequence ATGTTCGCCGTCGACGAAGCATCCCGCTCCCTCGGCATCGAGCTACTACAGGCGGGTGACGGTCGTGCTGTCGCGGCGATGCGGGTCACCTCAGCCATGGTCAACGGACACGACATCGCCCACGGCGGATACGTCTTCCTGCTCGCCGACACCAGCTTCGCGTGCGCGTGCAACAGCCATGGTCCGGTCACGGTCGCGGCTGGTGCGGAGATCACCTTCGTCGCCGCTGCCCGCCTCGGTGACTACCTGGTGGCCACGGCGCAGGAACGGACCCGATACGGACGCAACGGCATCTACGACGTCACCGTGCACCGCGAGGACGCGGCAGGACGCGCGGTCATCGCGGAGTTCCGCGGTCGCAGTCGAGTCATTGACAAGGAAGTCTGA
- the sbnA gene encoding 2,3-diaminopropionate biosynthesis protein SbnA: MTAAPTVAESVRESVFDCVGNTPIVALRRLFPDPDAEVVAKLELLNPGGSMKDRTARHIVESGLSEGSIAAGSRLIESSSGNFGIALAMAARVHGLAFTCVVDPKTTSANLAILRNLHADVELVSEPDETGGYLLSRIRRVRELLAKDSRAVWINQYANDRNWQAHYHGTGAELTAQLTRAPDYLFAPVSTTGSILGCARRLRERFPALRVVAVDAVGSVIFGGAPGPRDLPGIGASRVPELCRPEEIDGVIHVDDVEAALGCRRLLAAEGIFAGGSTGSVVAAIARAMPELPRPCRVVAIFPDRGDRYLDLVYDDNWLAAATRRRGTV, translated from the coding sequence GTGACCGCCGCCCCGACCGTGGCCGAGTCCGTCCGTGAGTCAGTGTTCGACTGCGTCGGCAACACCCCGATCGTCGCGCTCCGAAGGCTGTTCCCCGATCCGGATGCGGAGGTGGTCGCCAAGCTGGAGTTGCTCAATCCCGGCGGGAGCATGAAGGACCGCACCGCGAGGCACATCGTCGAGTCGGGGCTGAGCGAAGGGTCCATCGCCGCGGGGTCGCGGCTGATCGAGAGCAGTTCCGGCAACTTCGGCATCGCGCTGGCGATGGCCGCCCGCGTGCACGGCCTGGCCTTCACCTGCGTGGTGGACCCCAAAACCACCAGCGCCAACCTCGCCATCCTTCGCAACCTGCACGCCGACGTCGAGCTCGTCTCCGAACCCGACGAAACGGGCGGCTACCTGCTGTCCCGCATCCGCCGGGTTAGGGAACTGCTCGCTAAGGATTCGCGGGCCGTCTGGATCAACCAGTACGCCAACGATCGCAACTGGCAGGCGCACTACCACGGCACCGGTGCCGAGCTGACCGCACAACTCACCCGTGCACCCGACTACCTGTTCGCGCCGGTGAGCACGACCGGAAGCATTCTCGGCTGCGCCCGTCGGCTACGGGAACGCTTCCCCGCGCTGCGCGTGGTGGCCGTCGACGCGGTCGGGTCGGTGATCTTCGGTGGCGCCCCGGGGCCACGCGACCTGCCCGGCATCGGCGCGAGCCGGGTGCCCGAACTGTGCAGGCCCGAGGAGATCGACGGGGTGATCCACGTCGACGATGTCGAGGCCGCGCTGGGATGCAGACGGCTGCTGGCCGCCGAAGGGATCTTCGCAGGAGGCTCGACGGGGTCGGTGGTCGCGGCCATCGCAAGGGCGATGCCCGAGCTGCCGAGGCCGTGCCGGGTCGTGGCGATCTTCCCCGATCGCGGTGACCGCTACCTGGACCTCGTCTACGACGACAACTGGCTCGCCGCGGCGACCCGCCGCCGCGGCACGGTGTGA
- a CDS encoding IucA/IucC family protein, with translation MAPEELVLADLVDALIQERLFGFGDGVLEDGWYRVGQVSVRVRAGGALQSHRFARGPVLIAGRQASPDELISHLARDQPHVGQVATDLRTAVANAELARAAEEDLDGGAVLDPLTAERLAWARNRPFHPTARAVAGWSTEELSTYGPTRRDPLGLDWIAVRADHLRHGEGTPPAELARLLLGEAEAHRLAAETRPGFVLLPVHPWQSRHVLPREFASELDAGLILPVARGLGEFRPTASLRTLASPDPATHVKLPLGVATLGATRLLPPRYLDNGERAELALRAALASDPLLRSVVTVCDERGWVGWNGDEFADRPGQLAAQLRRYPPQARGAVPMAAFASPRLYPHGIRLPEGPLPFFRRLCHRFCLLALGFLSKGMLPEVHGQNVAVTLENGMPSLFVLRDHDTVRVHPPWLADAGIADPEYRVRQGARQSLRLDDPTELVGYFQTLGVQVNLYGIADALARSFGIAERTLWKQLRVALTEAMDLVRLPRQVSTLLLREPTWPSRHVLGPLLRSGNSPGASMPAAAGTVPNPLLC, from the coding sequence GTGGCCCCCGAGGAACTCGTGCTGGCCGACCTGGTCGACGCGCTGATCCAGGAACGGCTGTTCGGCTTCGGCGACGGGGTGCTCGAGGACGGCTGGTATCGCGTGGGGCAGGTCAGCGTCCGGGTGCGCGCGGGCGGGGCACTGCAATCACACCGGTTCGCCCGCGGGCCGGTACTCATCGCCGGACGGCAGGCATCGCCCGATGAGCTGATCAGCCACCTCGCCCGTGACCAGCCACACGTCGGTCAGGTCGCCACCGACCTGCGTACCGCCGTCGCGAACGCCGAGCTCGCGCGCGCGGCGGAGGAAGACCTCGACGGGGGCGCGGTGCTCGACCCGCTCACGGCCGAGCGCCTCGCCTGGGCCCGAAACCGGCCGTTCCATCCCACGGCAAGGGCGGTCGCGGGCTGGAGTACCGAGGAGCTGTCAACCTACGGTCCCACCCGACGCGACCCGCTCGGCCTCGACTGGATCGCGGTTCGCGCCGATCACCTGCGGCACGGCGAAGGCACGCCGCCAGCGGAGCTGGCGCGGCTGCTGCTCGGCGAAGCCGAAGCGCACCGGCTCGCCGCTGAGACGCGGCCCGGCTTCGTGTTGCTGCCCGTCCATCCCTGGCAGTCACGCCACGTGCTGCCGCGGGAATTCGCCTCGGAGCTGGACGCGGGGCTGATCCTGCCCGTGGCGCGGGGTCTGGGCGAGTTCCGGCCCACCGCGTCGCTGCGCACGCTGGCCTCGCCCGACCCGGCGACCCACGTCAAACTGCCGCTCGGCGTCGCGACACTCGGCGCTACCCGGCTACTGCCGCCACGCTACCTCGACAACGGTGAGCGAGCCGAACTCGCCCTGCGAGCGGCGCTGGCCAGCGATCCGCTGCTACGAAGCGTCGTGACGGTTTGTGACGAACGTGGCTGGGTGGGCTGGAACGGTGACGAGTTCGCCGACCGTCCCGGCCAGCTCGCGGCCCAACTGCGCCGCTATCCACCGCAAGCCCGCGGTGCCGTCCCGATGGCGGCGTTCGCCTCACCGCGGCTGTACCCGCACGGTATCCGGCTGCCAGAGGGCCCGTTGCCGTTCTTCCGTCGACTGTGCCATCGCTTCTGCCTGCTGGCTCTCGGTTTCCTGAGCAAGGGCATGCTCCCCGAAGTGCACGGGCAGAACGTCGCGGTCACGCTCGAAAATGGCATGCCCTCGTTGTTCGTACTGCGCGACCACGACACCGTCCGCGTGCACCCGCCGTGGCTTGCGGACGCTGGGATCGCCGACCCCGAGTATCGGGTGCGGCAGGGCGCGCGGCAGTCTCTTCGGCTCGACGACCCCACCGAACTCGTCGGATACTTCCAGACCCTGGGAGTCCAGGTGAACCTGTACGGAATCGCCGACGCACTCGCCCGCTCCTTCGGCATCGCGGAGAGGACACTGTGGAAACAGCTTCGAGTGGCGCTGACCGAAGCCATGGACCTGGTACGCCTGCCAAGGCAGGTGAGCACGCTACTGCTACGGGAACCGACGTGGCCGAGCCGCCACGTGCTCGGACCACTGCTGCGCAGCGGCAACTCGCCGGGGGCGAGCATGCCCGCGGCCGCGGGCACGGTGCCGAACCCGCTGCTGTGCTGA
- the paaK gene encoding phenylacetate--CoA ligase PaaK codes for MAAFTDPNERLGTDELRALQLRRLRWTLRHAYENVPFYRKRFDDAGVHPDDCRELSDLAKFPLTTKSDLRENYPFGMFAVAQEQVRRLHASSGTTGTPTVVGYTETDLDNWAILMARSIRAAGGRPGNKVHVAYGYGLFTGGLGAHYGAERLGCTVIPASGGMTARQVRLITDLRPEVIMVTPSYMLTLLDEFERQGLDPRQSSLRVGIFGAEPWTERMRVEIEERAGLDAVDIYGLSEVMGPGVAQECVETKDGLHIWEDHFYPEVIDPIDENPLGEGEHGELVFTSLTKEALPLIRYRTRDLTSLRPGSARPAYRRMEKVTGRSDDMIILRGVNLFPTQIEEIVLRTAGLSPHFQLVLSKKDRLDQLTVHVEANADTPQQRREAAAAEIVSAVREGIGVGVDVAVVDPETLERSVGKMRRVIDNRAD; via the coding sequence ATGGCGGCATTCACCGACCCGAACGAGCGGCTCGGCACCGACGAGCTGCGGGCACTCCAGCTCCGGCGACTGCGCTGGACGCTGCGGCACGCCTACGAGAACGTGCCCTTCTACCGCAAGCGATTCGACGACGCCGGCGTGCACCCCGACGACTGCCGCGAACTGTCCGACCTCGCGAAGTTCCCGCTCACCACCAAGAGCGATCTGCGAGAGAACTACCCGTTCGGGATGTTCGCGGTGGCACAGGAACAGGTGCGCAGGCTGCACGCCTCAAGCGGCACCACCGGAACCCCCACCGTTGTTGGCTACACCGAAACCGACCTGGACAACTGGGCGATACTCATGGCCCGGTCCATCCGCGCTGCCGGAGGACGACCTGGCAACAAGGTTCACGTGGCATACGGGTACGGACTGTTCACCGGCGGGCTCGGCGCGCACTACGGTGCAGAGCGGCTCGGTTGCACCGTGATACCGGCGTCGGGCGGCATGACGGCGCGGCAGGTGCGGCTCATCACCGACCTGCGTCCTGAGGTCATCATGGTGACGCCCTCCTACATGCTGACCCTGCTGGACGAGTTCGAACGGCAGGGCCTCGACCCGAGGCAGAGCTCGTTGCGGGTCGGCATCTTCGGTGCCGAGCCGTGGACAGAGCGGATGCGCGTCGAGATCGAGGAGCGCGCGGGACTCGACGCGGTCGACATCTACGGTCTCTCCGAGGTGATGGGTCCAGGTGTCGCGCAGGAATGCGTGGAGACCAAGGACGGCCTGCACATCTGGGAGGACCACTTCTATCCCGAGGTGATCGACCCCATCGACGAGAACCCGCTCGGCGAGGGCGAACACGGTGAGCTGGTGTTCACCTCGCTGACCAAGGAAGCGCTACCGCTGATCCGTTACCGCACCCGCGACCTCACCAGCCTTCGGCCGGGGTCCGCGCGCCCCGCCTACCGCAGGATGGAGAAGGTCACCGGACGCTCCGACGACATGATCATCCTGCGCGGGGTGAACCTGTTCCCCACCCAGATCGAGGAGATCGTACTGCGCACCGCAGGGCTCTCCCCGCACTTCCAGCTCGTCCTGTCCAAGAAGGACCGCCTCGACCAGCTGACCGTCCACGTCGAGGCGAATGCCGACACACCACAACAGCGCAGGGAGGCCGCCGCCGCCGAGATCGTCTCAGCGGTACGCGAGGGCATCGGCGTCGGCGTCGACGTCGCTGTCGTGGACCCGGAGACTCTGGAGCGTTCGGTCGGCAAGATGCGCCGCGTCATCGACAACCGCGCCGACTGA
- the paaA gene encoding 1,2-phenylacetyl-CoA epoxidase subunit PaaA, translated as MSPATLPQPDLQRHFERTIERDQRIEPRDWLPEGYRKTMIRMIAQHAHSEIIGMQPEGNWITRAPSLRRKAILLAKVQDEAGHGLYLYSAAETLGADRAELTEKLISGKQKYSSIFNYPTLTFADVGVIGWLVDGAAICNQVPLCRSSYGPYARAMIRICKEESFHQRQGYELLLTMMRGTPRQRDMVQESVDRWWWPSLMMFGPPDAESPHTEQSMAWKIKRHTNDELRQRFVDMTVPQAEMLGVSLPDPDLKWNAKRGHYDFGEIDWSEFKQVVSGNGPCNAQRVAHRRAAHTDGAWVREAAAAYAAKRAGRSAA; from the coding sequence ATGAGCCCCGCGACGCTGCCCCAGCCCGACCTGCAGCGGCACTTCGAGCGCACCATCGAGCGCGACCAGCGCATCGAGCCACGGGACTGGCTTCCCGAGGGTTACCGGAAGACGATGATCAGGATGATCGCGCAGCACGCGCATTCGGAGATCATCGGTATGCAGCCGGAGGGCAACTGGATCACCAGGGCGCCTTCGTTGCGGCGCAAGGCGATCCTGCTCGCCAAGGTGCAGGACGAGGCTGGGCACGGGCTGTACCTGTACTCGGCTGCGGAGACGCTCGGCGCAGACCGGGCCGAGCTGACCGAGAAGCTGATTTCCGGCAAGCAGAAGTACTCCTCGATCTTCAACTATCCGACGCTGACGTTCGCGGACGTGGGTGTGATCGGTTGGCTTGTGGACGGTGCCGCGATCTGTAACCAGGTTCCGTTGTGCCGCAGTTCCTACGGCCCGTACGCGCGGGCGATGATCCGGATCTGCAAGGAGGAGTCGTTCCACCAGCGGCAGGGTTACGAACTGCTGCTGACGATGATGCGTGGCACCCCTCGGCAACGGGACATGGTGCAGGAATCGGTTGACCGCTGGTGGTGGCCTTCGCTGATGATGTTCGGCCCGCCGGACGCGGAATCACCACACACCGAGCAGTCGATGGCCTGGAAGATCAAGCGACACACCAACGACGAGCTGCGCCAGCGGTTCGTCGACATGACGGTTCCACAGGCCGAGATGCTCGGGGTGAGCCTTCCCGACCCGGATCTGAAGTGGAACGCCAAGCGTGGGCACTACGACTTCGGTGAGATCGACTGGTCGGAGTTCAAGCAGGTGGTCTCTGGCAACGGGCCGTGCAACGCGCAGCGTGTGGCGCATCGGCGCGCGGCGCACACCGACGGTGCCTGGGTGCGGGAGGCCGCGGCCGCGTATGCGGCGAAGCGAGCAGGCAGGAGCGCGGCATGA
- the sbnB gene encoding 2,3-diaminopropionate biosynthesis protein SbnB, whose amino-acid sequence MPKPRMLYLARHDVAAVGGDSCQLYVDALQSALIAHAEGRTVQPLKPYLRVGKGHIADRIIAMPAHVGDPGVSGLKWIGSKHDNPLSGRERASALIVLNDPATNYPVAVMEGSLISAWRTAAVTCLAARHLAPVGFTDVALIGCGVIGRTQVTALLQRFPNVHTVHAYDVRQEAARELARRLGQRVRVRVTDSAEDAVRSGDVVVPCTVTDEPYISLSWLKPGTFLCNVSIMDVHKDVFLGADKVVVDDWDQCNREKKIINQLVEEGSFSRQRLHAELGEVLAGTRPGRETDDEIILLNPMGMAVEDIACAAEVYERARSRGVGTWLDLY is encoded by the coding sequence GTGCCCAAACCCCGCATGCTGTACCTCGCCCGGCACGACGTCGCGGCAGTCGGGGGCGACAGCTGCCAGCTCTACGTCGACGCGCTACAGTCCGCGCTCATCGCGCACGCGGAGGGCAGGACCGTGCAGCCGCTCAAGCCCTACCTGCGAGTGGGTAAGGGCCACATCGCCGACCGCATCATCGCCATGCCCGCCCATGTCGGTGACCCTGGCGTTTCCGGGCTGAAGTGGATCGGCAGCAAGCACGACAACCCGCTGTCCGGGCGGGAGCGGGCGAGCGCGTTGATCGTGCTCAACGACCCGGCGACCAACTATCCGGTCGCCGTCATGGAAGGCAGCCTCATCAGCGCGTGGCGAACCGCGGCGGTCACCTGCCTGGCCGCACGGCATCTCGCCCCGGTGGGCTTCACCGATGTCGCGCTGATCGGCTGCGGCGTCATCGGCCGCACCCAGGTCACCGCGCTGTTGCAGCGGTTTCCCAACGTCCACACCGTGCACGCCTACGACGTGAGGCAGGAAGCCGCCCGCGAACTGGCGCGGCGGCTGGGACAGCGGGTGCGCGTGCGGGTGACCGACAGCGCCGAGGACGCGGTCCGCTCCGGCGATGTCGTGGTGCCGTGCACCGTCACCGACGAGCCCTACATCTCGCTGTCCTGGCTCAAGCCGGGGACCTTCCTGTGCAACGTGTCGATCATGGACGTGCACAAGGACGTCTTCCTCGGCGCCGACAAGGTCGTCGTGGACGACTGGGACCAGTGCAACCGGGAGAAGAAGATCATCAATCAGCTCGTGGAGGAGGGCTCGTTCTCAAGGCAGCGGCTGCATGCCGAGCTTGGCGAGGTGCTGGCTGGAACGCGGCCGGGACGCGAGACCGACGACGAGATCATCCTGCTCAACCCCATGGGCATGGCTGTGGAGGACATCGCGTGCGCCGCCGAGGTGTACGAACGCGCCAGGAGCCGCGGGGTCGGGACCTGGTTGGACCTCTACTAG
- the paaZ gene encoding phenylacetic acid degradation bifunctional protein PaaZ — MGPLPSYVSGEWRAPSGQGTPLLDAVTGEQVATVSSSGLDLGSALQYGRSVGGPALRELTFHQRAGLLKALASHLREHRGELYELSGRTGATLADSKFDVDGGIGVLFAYSSKARRELPNDTVYVEGDVETLGKQGTFVGQHIATPLRGVAVQINAFNFPVWGPLEKFAPAFVAGVPSLVKPASQTADLTHRLVELVVGSGLLPPGSLQLVCGGAGDLLDHLTEQDLVSFTGSAATAQRLRAHPAIVRNSVRFNAEADSLNCSVLGPDATPGTAEFDLYVKQLVTEMTVKAGQKCTAIRRALVPSALIDEVAEAVSGKLASVTVGNPGSDGVRMGALASLEQREEVRRSLKALLDAGSIVFGDPEHVDVVDADPRRGAFISPVLLRADDPGRAEPHEVEAFGPVSTLVPYGSTEEAVRLAARGSGSLAGSIVTADADFARDVVLGVAPWHGRLLVLDADDAGESTGHGSPLPALVHGGPGRAGGGEELGGIKGVLHHMQRTAVQASPRVLGAVTGRWVPGAPRSEGGHPFRKPLSRLRVGDTVVAGPRVVTGEDIAHFAEFTGDTFYAHTDEEQARANPLFGGIVAHGYLVVSFAAGLFVDPAPGPVLANYGLENLRFLTPVKPGDELTVTLTAKQIVPRENADYGEVRWDTDVTNQRGESVAKYDVLTLVAKEAR; from the coding sequence ATGGGTCCGTTGCCCAGCTACGTAAGCGGTGAGTGGCGCGCACCGTCCGGCCAGGGAACACCGCTGCTCGACGCGGTTACCGGCGAGCAGGTCGCCACCGTCTCCTCCTCGGGGCTCGACCTGGGCTCGGCACTGCAGTACGGCCGCTCGGTCGGCGGCCCCGCGCTGCGCGAGCTGACCTTCCACCAGCGCGCGGGGTTGCTGAAGGCGCTGGCCTCCCACCTTCGCGAACACCGCGGCGAACTCTACGAACTGTCCGGGCGCACGGGTGCCACGCTTGCCGACTCGAAGTTCGATGTCGATGGCGGCATCGGCGTGCTCTTCGCCTACTCGAGTAAGGCGAGGCGGGAACTGCCCAACGACACCGTCTACGTCGAGGGGGACGTGGAAACCCTCGGCAAGCAGGGCACGTTCGTCGGGCAGCACATCGCCACCCCGCTTCGAGGCGTCGCCGTGCAGATCAACGCCTTCAACTTCCCCGTGTGGGGACCGCTGGAGAAGTTCGCCCCCGCCTTCGTCGCGGGCGTGCCGAGCCTCGTGAAGCCCGCCAGCCAGACCGCCGACCTGACCCACCGCCTCGTCGAACTAGTCGTCGGGTCCGGTCTGCTGCCGCCGGGCTCGCTGCAACTGGTCTGTGGCGGCGCGGGCGACCTGCTCGACCACCTCACCGAGCAGGACCTGGTGTCCTTCACCGGCTCGGCGGCCACGGCACAGCGGCTTCGGGCGCACCCGGCGATCGTGCGTAACTCGGTGCGGTTCAACGCCGAGGCCGACTCGCTGAACTGCTCCGTACTCGGGCCGGACGCGACCCCGGGAACCGCCGAGTTCGACCTCTACGTCAAGCAGCTCGTCACCGAAATGACCGTGAAGGCAGGCCAGAAATGCACCGCGATCCGGCGCGCGCTCGTACCCTCGGCGTTGATCGACGAGGTCGCGGAAGCGGTGAGCGGGAAACTGGCCTCGGTCACCGTCGGCAACCCGGGCAGTGACGGTGTGCGCATGGGTGCGCTGGCCAGTCTGGAGCAGCGTGAGGAGGTGCGCCGCAGCCTGAAAGCGTTGCTCGACGCGGGGTCGATCGTGTTCGGCGACCCGGAGCACGTTGACGTGGTGGATGCCGACCCGCGGCGCGGCGCGTTCATTTCCCCCGTGCTGTTGCGCGCCGACGATCCCGGACGCGCGGAGCCGCACGAGGTCGAGGCTTTCGGTCCGGTCAGCACGCTTGTGCCGTACGGGTCCACCGAGGAGGCCGTACGGCTGGCCGCGAGGGGCAGCGGCAGCCTCGCGGGGTCGATCGTCACCGCCGACGCGGACTTCGCGCGGGACGTGGTGCTTGGTGTGGCGCCCTGGCACGGCAGGCTGCTCGTGCTCGACGCCGACGACGCGGGCGAGTCCACCGGCCACGGCTCGCCGTTGCCCGCCCTCGTGCACGGTGGCCCCGGCCGCGCGGGCGGTGGTGAGGAGTTGGGTGGCATCAAGGGCGTGCTGCACCACATGCAGCGCACGGCCGTGCAGGCGAGCCCGCGCGTACTCGGCGCCGTCACCGGGCGCTGGGTGCCAGGGGCTCCCCGGTCGGAGGGTGGGCATCCGTTCCGCAAACCACTGTCGCGGCTTCGCGTCGGCGATACCGTCGTGGCGGGCCCGCGTGTGGTGACAGGGGAGGACATCGCGCACTTCGCCGAGTTCACCGGCGACACCTTCTATGCGCACACCGACGAGGAGCAGGCCAGGGCCAACCCGCTGTTCGGCGGCATCGTCGCTCACGGCTATCTCGTGGTGTCGTTCGCCGCGGGGCTGTTCGTCGACCCGGCACCCGGGCCCGTGCTCGCCAACTACGGGTTGGAGAACCTGCGGTTCCTCACCCCCGTCAAGCCGGGTGATGAACTCACCGTCACCCTGACGGCCAAGCAGATCGTCCCCAGGGAGAACGCCGACTACGGCGAAGTCCGCTGGGACACCGACGTAACCAACCAGCGAGGTGAGTCGGTCGCGAAGTACGACGTGCTCACACTCGTCGCGAAGGAGGCCCGATGA
- the paaB gene encoding 1,2-phenylacetyl-CoA epoxidase subunit PaaB: MSEWPLYEVFVRGKRGLNHVHVGSLRAADGEMALRNARDLYTRRNEGVSIWVVKAADITASSPDEKDPFFAPSGDKVYRHPTFYDIPDDVPHM; this comes from the coding sequence ATGAGCGAATGGCCACTGTACGAGGTTTTCGTGCGAGGCAAGCGAGGGCTCAATCACGTACACGTCGGCTCGCTGCGCGCGGCCGACGGTGAGATGGCGTTGCGCAACGCGCGTGACCTCTACACGCGTCGAAACGAGGGAGTCAGCATCTGGGTGGTGAAGGCCGCCGACATCACCGCGTCCTCTCCGGACGAGAAGGACCCGTTCTTCGCGCCGAGCGGCGACAAGGTGTACCGCCACCCCACTTTCTACGACATTCCCGACGATGTTCCACACATGTGA